A single region of the Aeromonas hydrophila subsp. hydrophila ATCC 7966 genome encodes:
- a CDS encoding multidrug efflux RND transporter permease subunit yields the protein MRFTDIFIKRPILAISISFLIALLGVQAVFKMQVREYPEMTNTVVTVSTSYYGASADLIQGFITQPLEQAIAQADNIDFMTSSTQLGSSTITAYMKLNTNPNAALSDILAKVNSVRSQLPKESEDPSVTMSTGSTTAVLYIGFTSPELNASQITDYLERVIKPQLFTVGGVSKVDMYGGTKYALRVWLDPAKMAAFNLTAADVMSVLNSNNYQSATGQATGYFTLYNGNAETQVNTTEELERLVVATRDGKVIRLADIAKVSLEKSHDTYRATANGREAVVLAINAAPTANPINIAHDVLEMLPSLKSNMPSTMEANVLYDSTVAINESISEVIKTIAEAAAIVLVVITLFLGSFRAVIIPIITIPLSLIGVVMVMQMFGFSINLMTLLAMVLAIGLVVDDAIVVLENVDRHVKEGEEPFRAAIIGTREIAVPVIAMTVTLAAVYAPIALMGGITGSLFKEFALTLAGAVFVSGIIALTLSPMMCAKMLKANEEPGKFESKVHHLLDRMTVRYDAMLHAVMQKRIVVVLFAVIVFASLPMLFKFIPSELAPNEDKGVMAVLGTAPSNVNLDYIQGTMEQVNKVLDEQPEVAFSQVFSGVFNANQAFGIASMVPWSQREASQKEVLERVGKLVENVPGMSITTFQFPELPGASSGLPIQFVITTPNNFESLYQVASEILTAAQGSGRFVYSELDLQYDSATMKIKIDKDKAGAYGITMQDIGITLGTMMSDGYVNRIDLDGRSYEVIPQVERKYRLNPESIKGYYVRAADGQSIPLGSLISIEVVGEPRALPHFNQLNSATIGAVLMPGTTMGNAIAWLDATASEKLPQGYRYDYMGEARQFVTEGSALYATFALALAIIFLVLAIQFESARDPLVIMVSVPLAISGALIALAWGAATMNIYSQVGLITLVGLITKHGILICEVAKEEQLLHGRNRMEAVMAAAKVRLRPILMTTAAMIAGLIPLLYATGAGAAQRFSIGIVIVAGLAIGTLFTLFVLPVIYTYLASEHKPLPVFDESIPPKAKGSH from the coding sequence ATGCGCTTTACCGATATATTCATCAAGCGGCCCATCCTGGCCATCTCGATCAGCTTTCTGATCGCGTTGCTGGGTGTCCAGGCCGTGTTCAAGATGCAGGTGCGGGAATACCCCGAGATGACCAACACGGTCGTCACGGTCAGCACCAGCTACTATGGCGCGAGTGCCGACCTGATCCAGGGCTTCATCACCCAGCCACTGGAACAGGCCATCGCCCAGGCGGACAACATCGACTTCATGACGTCGTCCACCCAGCTCGGCAGCTCGACCATCACTGCCTACATGAAGCTCAACACCAACCCGAATGCGGCCCTGTCCGACATTCTGGCCAAGGTCAACTCGGTACGTTCCCAGTTGCCGAAGGAGTCGGAAGATCCCTCGGTAACCATGTCGACCGGCTCGACCACGGCGGTGCTCTACATCGGCTTCACCAGCCCCGAGCTCAACGCCAGCCAGATCACCGACTACCTGGAGCGGGTCATCAAGCCCCAGCTCTTTACCGTCGGCGGCGTCTCCAAGGTCGACATGTACGGTGGTACCAAGTACGCCCTGCGGGTGTGGCTGGATCCGGCCAAGATGGCGGCGTTCAACCTGACCGCCGCGGACGTGATGAGCGTGCTCAACAGCAACAACTATCAGTCCGCCACCGGCCAGGCCACCGGCTACTTCACCCTCTACAACGGCAATGCCGAGACCCAGGTCAACACCACCGAGGAGCTCGAGCGCCTGGTGGTGGCCACCCGTGACGGCAAGGTGATCCGTCTGGCAGACATCGCCAAGGTCAGCCTGGAGAAGAGCCACGATACCTATCGCGCCACCGCCAACGGCCGCGAGGCCGTGGTACTGGCCATCAACGCGGCGCCGACCGCCAACCCGATCAACATCGCCCACGACGTGCTGGAGATGCTGCCGAGTCTGAAGAGCAACATGCCGAGCACCATGGAGGCCAACGTCCTCTATGACTCGACCGTTGCCATCAACGAATCGATCAGCGAGGTGATCAAGACCATCGCCGAGGCAGCCGCCATCGTGCTGGTGGTGATCACCCTGTTCCTTGGTTCGTTCCGGGCGGTCATCATCCCGATTATCACCATTCCTCTCAGCCTGATCGGGGTGGTGATGGTGATGCAGATGTTCGGCTTCTCCATCAACCTGATGACCCTGCTGGCCATGGTGCTGGCCATCGGTCTGGTGGTGGATGACGCCATCGTGGTGCTGGAGAACGTGGATCGCCACGTCAAGGAGGGGGAAGAACCGTTCCGGGCCGCCATCATAGGTACCCGTGAAATCGCCGTGCCGGTCATCGCCATGACGGTCACCCTGGCCGCCGTGTATGCGCCGATCGCCCTGATGGGGGGCATCACCGGCTCCCTGTTCAAGGAGTTTGCCCTCACCCTGGCCGGCGCCGTGTTCGTGTCGGGCATCATAGCGCTGACACTGTCGCCCATGATGTGCGCCAAGATGCTCAAGGCCAACGAAGAGCCGGGCAAGTTCGAGAGCAAGGTGCATCATCTGCTCGACCGCATGACGGTCCGCTACGATGCCATGCTGCACGCCGTGATGCAGAAGCGCATCGTGGTGGTGCTGTTCGCCGTCATCGTCTTCGCCAGCCTGCCGATGCTGTTCAAGTTCATTCCGAGCGAACTGGCACCGAACGAAGACAAGGGCGTCATGGCCGTGCTGGGTACCGCCCCCTCCAACGTCAACCTGGACTACATCCAGGGCACCATGGAGCAGGTGAACAAGGTGCTGGACGAACAGCCGGAAGTGGCCTTCTCCCAGGTCTTCTCCGGGGTGTTCAACGCCAACCAGGCGTTCGGTATCGCCTCCATGGTGCCGTGGAGCCAGCGTGAAGCGAGCCAGAAAGAGGTGCTGGAACGGGTTGGCAAGCTGGTCGAGAACGTGCCCGGCATGTCCATCACCACCTTCCAGTTCCCGGAATTGCCGGGTGCCTCGAGCGGCCTGCCGATCCAGTTCGTCATCACCACGCCCAACAACTTCGAGAGCCTCTATCAGGTGGCGAGCGAGATCCTGACCGCAGCCCAGGGGAGCGGACGCTTCGTCTACTCCGAACTGGACCTGCAGTACGACTCCGCCACCATGAAGATCAAGATCGACAAGGACAAGGCGGGTGCCTACGGCATCACCATGCAGGACATCGGCATCACCCTGGGCACCATGATGTCGGATGGTTACGTCAACCGGATCGACCTGGATGGCCGCTCCTACGAGGTGATCCCGCAGGTCGAGCGCAAATACCGCCTCAACCCCGAGTCGATCAAGGGCTACTACGTGCGGGCGGCCGACGGCCAGTCTATCCCGCTCGGCAGCCTGATCAGCATCGAGGTGGTCGGCGAGCCGCGCGCCCTGCCCCACTTCAACCAGCTCAACTCGGCCACCATAGGTGCCGTGCTGATGCCGGGCACCACCATGGGCAACGCCATCGCCTGGCTGGATGCCACCGCCAGCGAGAAGCTACCGCAGGGTTACCGTTACGACTACATGGGTGAAGCCCGCCAGTTCGTGACCGAAGGCAGCGCCCTGTACGCCACCTTCGCCCTGGCGCTGGCCATCATCTTCCTGGTGCTGGCGATCCAGTTCGAGTCGGCCCGCGACCCGCTGGTGATCATGGTCTCCGTACCGCTGGCCATCAGTGGCGCACTGATCGCGCTGGCCTGGGGTGCCGCCACCATGAACATCTACTCTCAGGTGGGTCTGATCACTCTGGTCGGCCTGATTACCAAGCACGGTATCCTGATCTGCGAGGTGGCCAAGGAGGAGCAACTGCTGCACGGTCGCAACCGGATGGAAGCCGTGATGGCCGCCGCCAAGGTGCGTCTGCGCCCCATCCTGATGACCACGGCCGCCATGATCGCCGGTCTCATCCCGCTGCTCTATGCAACGGGGGCCGGGGCAGCCCAGCGATTCAGCATCGGCATCGTGATCGTGGCCGGTCTGGCCATCGGTACCCTGTTCACCCTGTTCGTGCTGCCGGTGATCTACACCTACCTGGCCTCCGAACACAAACCGCTGCCGGTGTTTGACGAATCCATTCCGCCCAAGGCGAAAGGGAGTCATTAA
- a CDS encoding efflux RND transporter periplasmic adaptor subunit: MKKWMSIMLLIALALFGSVIGFNLFKQKMIANYMANMPEPEFPVTTHKVETRDWVPTIEAIGFIEPNQGVTLSTEQSGTIDSISFESGDTVKPDQLLLSLDASVEKANLRASMAKLPAAKAKFDRYQNLFTKGSISRDQLDDTEATYRSLEADIESLKSTIARREVRAPFAGVVGLRNVFLGQYLQPGTDIVRLEDTSVMRLRFTVPQTDISRIRLNQDILINVDSYPHRQFKGHISAIEPAVNYQSGLIQVQADIPNNDGQLRSGMFARASILLPAQKDQIVLPQTAITFTLYGENVYLVKEKDGVKRVEQVVVKVSERKGNDAHVVSGIKAGDEVVMSGQVRLSNGAKVKIVQDQGLKVPDQVPML, translated from the coding sequence ATGAAAAAGTGGATGAGCATCATGTTGCTCATCGCGCTGGCCCTGTTCGGCAGCGTGATTGGCTTCAACCTGTTCAAGCAAAAGATGATAGCCAACTACATGGCCAACATGCCGGAGCCCGAGTTTCCGGTCACCACCCACAAGGTGGAGACCCGCGACTGGGTACCGACCATCGAGGCCATCGGTTTCATCGAACCCAACCAGGGGGTAACCCTGTCAACCGAGCAATCCGGCACCATCGACAGCATCTCCTTCGAGTCGGGTGATACCGTCAAGCCGGATCAGCTGCTGCTGAGCCTGGATGCCAGCGTCGAGAAGGCCAACCTGCGCGCCTCCATGGCCAAGCTGCCGGCGGCCAAGGCCAAGTTCGATCGCTATCAGAACCTGTTCACCAAGGGCTCCATCTCCCGCGACCAGCTGGATGACACCGAGGCGACCTACCGCTCCCTCGAGGCCGATATCGAGAGTCTGAAATCGACCATCGCCCGCCGCGAAGTGCGCGCACCGTTTGCCGGCGTAGTCGGCCTGCGCAACGTCTTCCTCGGTCAGTACCTGCAACCGGGTACCGACATCGTCCGGCTGGAAGACACCAGCGTGATGCGCCTGCGCTTCACCGTGCCGCAGACCGATATCTCCCGCATTCGCCTGAATCAGGACATCCTGATCAACGTGGATTCCTACCCGCATCGCCAGTTCAAGGGCCACATCAGCGCCATCGAACCGGCCGTCAACTACCAGAGCGGCCTGATCCAGGTGCAGGCGGACATCCCCAACAACGACGGCCAGCTGCGCTCCGGCATGTTTGCCCGCGCCAGCATTCTGCTGCCGGCCCAGAAGGACCAGATCGTGCTGCCGCAGACCGCCATCACCTTTACCCTGTATGGCGAGAACGTCTACCTGGTCAAGGAGAAGGATGGCGTGAAGCGCGTCGAGCAGGTGGTGGTCAAGGTCAGCGAGCGCAAGGGCAACGATGCGCACGTGGTCTCCGGCATCAAGGCGGGTGACGAAGTGGTCATGTCCGGCCAGGTACGCCTGAGCAACGGCGCCAAAGTGAAAATCGTGCAGGACCAGGGCCTGAAGGTTCCGGACCAGGTTCCCATGCTGTAA
- a CDS encoding TetR/AcrR family transcriptional regulator produces MNKKERIFDAAHEVLGEQGFHGLSIAVVAKKARVAAGTIYRYFSDKDDLIRQLYRHTILQCHPLVMEGVQTEEVSFEQFRRLWLNIHAIFVDEPNALKCKLQYETSPLGAELEQDPVIKAAWAPLDRFFERGLEQGLFIDLPVRVLQVLSLDCVANMALQSQVHQFELTQDQLEAVIRACWRAILTP; encoded by the coding sequence ATGAACAAGAAAGAACGCATTTTCGATGCGGCTCATGAAGTACTCGGCGAACAGGGTTTCCACGGCCTCTCCATTGCCGTGGTGGCCAAGAAAGCCAGAGTGGCGGCAGGCACCATCTATCGCTATTTCAGCGACAAGGATGACCTGATCCGCCAACTCTATCGGCACACCATCCTCCAGTGTCATCCCCTGGTCATGGAAGGCGTGCAGACAGAGGAGGTATCGTTCGAACAATTTCGGCGTTTGTGGCTCAACATCCACGCCATCTTTGTCGACGAACCGAACGCGCTCAAATGCAAATTGCAGTATGAAACTTCCCCGCTGGGAGCAGAGCTGGAGCAGGACCCGGTCATCAAGGCTGCCTGGGCCCCGCTGGATCGCTTCTTCGAACGGGGCCTGGAACAGGGTCTGTTTATCGACCTGCCCGTCCGGGTACTGCAGGTGCTGAGCCTGGATTGCGTGGCAAATATGGCGCTGCAAAGCCAGGTGCACCAATTCGAACTGACGCAAGACCAGCTGGAAGCCGTGATCCGGGCCTGCTGGCGAGCTATTTTGACCCCTTAA
- a CDS encoding RICIN domain-containing protein, which produces MHPNSFRVSTLALVVVALSGCSYKPKPDEILMGAAPMQSTATSALVTDAGFCVALNDHNQLITQPCDQTVRQQFSWDAGALQLDQRCLVAKGVSELTMAECQDESRQWQWQEDRLFNSKADRCLDVAGRRHKPGTPLRLADCFGGANQSFAWQNKSSMFDKLNLKSLIW; this is translated from the coding sequence ATGCACCCAAATTCTTTTCGCGTCAGCACACTGGCGCTGGTTGTCGTGGCCCTCAGCGGCTGCTCATACAAACCCAAACCCGACGAGATCCTGATGGGGGCTGCCCCCATGCAGAGTACCGCCACCTCTGCGCTGGTAACCGATGCCGGATTCTGCGTGGCCCTCAATGACCACAATCAGCTGATCACCCAGCCTTGTGACCAGACTGTTCGCCAGCAGTTCAGCTGGGATGCCGGTGCCTTGCAGCTTGACCAGCGTTGCCTGGTGGCCAAAGGGGTGAGCGAGCTGACCATGGCCGAGTGCCAGGATGAGAGCCGGCAATGGCAGTGGCAGGAAGATCGGCTGTTCAACAGCAAGGCTGACCGCTGTCTGGATGTGGCCGGCCGTCGTCACAAGCCGGGCACCCCGCTGCGGTTGGCCGACTGTTTCGGCGGGGCCAACCAGAGCTTCGCATGGCAGAACAAGAGCAGCATGTTCGACAAGCTGAACCTGAAAAGCCTCATCTGGTGA
- the pyk gene encoding pyruvate kinase — translation MRKTKIIATLGPASSSAAMVEQLIQAGANVFRLNFSHGSPEQHLALAARIRACAARLDREIGILADLQGPKIRIASFADGCIRLQPGDPFTIDAGLDSHQGDQSRVGTDYPALAGELQTGNVVLLDDGRIQLCVEQVIDERIETRVLVGGTLSSRKGINVLGGGLSAPALTDKDKADILTARLLEADYIAVSFPRSAADLEEARTLIRASGSRAAIVAKVERAEVVASVAAMDELIHAADLIMVARGDLGVEIGDARLPGVQKRLIRRCRALGRPVITATQMMESMIASPMPTRAEVMDVANAVMDGSDAVMLSAESATGRYPVEAVAAMARIALAAEQEMEPAGHGLAASHGELARLA, via the coding sequence ATGCGCAAGACCAAAATCATCGCCACCCTGGGCCCGGCCAGCTCATCCGCCGCCATGGTGGAGCAGTTGATCCAGGCGGGAGCCAATGTATTCAGGCTGAACTTCTCCCACGGCAGTCCGGAGCAACACCTGGCCCTGGCGGCCAGAATTCGGGCCTGCGCCGCCCGCCTCGACCGCGAGATAGGCATCCTCGCCGACCTGCAGGGCCCCAAGATCCGCATCGCTAGCTTTGCCGACGGCTGCATCCGGCTGCAACCGGGCGACCCCTTCACCATCGATGCCGGCCTGGACAGCCACCAGGGCGATCAATCCCGGGTCGGTACCGACTATCCGGCGCTGGCCGGCGAACTGCAGACGGGCAACGTCGTGCTGCTGGATGACGGCCGCATCCAGCTCTGTGTGGAACAGGTGATCGACGAGCGCATCGAAACCCGGGTGCTGGTCGGCGGCACCCTGTCCAGCCGCAAGGGCATCAACGTGCTGGGCGGCGGTCTGAGCGCTCCGGCCCTGACCGACAAGGACAAGGCCGACATCCTGACGGCCCGCCTGCTCGAGGCCGACTATATCGCCGTCTCGTTTCCGCGCAGCGCCGCCGATCTCGAAGAGGCCAGAACCCTCATTCGTGCCAGCGGTAGCCGGGCGGCCATAGTGGCCAAGGTGGAACGGGCGGAGGTGGTGGCGTCAGTGGCCGCCATGGATGAGCTGATTCACGCCGCCGACCTCATCATGGTGGCGCGTGGGGATCTGGGGGTCGAGATTGGCGATGCCAGACTGCCCGGCGTGCAGAAGAGGTTGATCCGGCGCTGCCGGGCGCTCGGCCGCCCGGTCATCACCGCTACCCAGATGATGGAGTCCATGATTGCCAGCCCCATGCCCACCCGGGCCGAGGTCATGGATGTGGCCAACGCCGTCATGGATGGCAGCGATGCGGTGATGCTGTCGGCCGAGTCGGCAACCGGCCGCTATCCGGTGGAAGCGGTCGCCGCCATGGCCCGCATCGCGCTGGCCGCCGAACAGGAGATGGAACCGGCAGGGCATGGCCTCGCGGCCAGCCACGGGGAGCTAGCCAGGTTGGCCTGA
- a CDS encoding MFS transporter — protein sequence MFNFFKTRADLPVMEASPDKIRSIYRKYQWQVFLGLVLGYAMFYVVRMSLNVVKKPMLDSGVVTLEELGVIGSAFLFTYAVGKFSNGFLSDYANIGRFMSVSLGLSSICTILMGMNTATFFLVLMWGLNGWFQSVGSAPSCVSIFQWFSPKQRGSVYSIWGGSRNIGEGISWILTATIVSYFGWKAGFIGAGIASLIAALCMYLVLKDRPQTYALPEPAVAFGETPEIAKKVDPAEIRRAQLFVLKQPAVWLIAAACACMYMSRYAMSSWAVLYLQEQKGYSLIDAGFAMSAYPIAGFLGAILAGIISDKLFNANRHIPTLLYGLANVAGMCLMFWGPQSRMMDAVALALIGYAIGGLVVFLAGLTACDLMPKTAVGAVKGFIGLCSYIAASIQELVSAALIKTSEIDGVTHYDFSSAQYFWLGASVVSMLLAMTVWNAKKVVNH from the coding sequence ATGTTCAACTTTTTCAAGACGCGAGCCGACCTGCCGGTCATGGAAGCCTCGCCCGATAAAATCCGCTCCATTTACCGCAAGTACCAGTGGCAGGTCTTCCTGGGTCTGGTACTCGGTTACGCCATGTTCTATGTCGTGCGCATGAGCCTCAACGTGGTCAAGAAGCCCATGCTGGACTCCGGCGTGGTGACCCTGGAAGAGCTGGGGGTCATCGGCTCCGCCTTCCTGTTCACCTACGCCGTCGGCAAGTTCTCCAACGGTTTCCTCTCCGACTACGCCAACATAGGCCGCTTCATGTCGGTCTCGCTGGGGCTCTCGTCCATCTGCACCATCCTGATGGGCATGAACACCGCCACCTTCTTTCTGGTGCTGATGTGGGGCCTGAACGGCTGGTTCCAGTCCGTCGGGTCCGCCCCCTCCTGCGTCTCCATCTTCCAGTGGTTCTCCCCCAAGCAGCGGGGCTCGGTCTACTCCATCTGGGGCGGCTCGCGCAACATAGGGGAAGGCATCTCCTGGATCCTGACCGCCACCATCGTCAGCTACTTCGGCTGGAAGGCCGGTTTCATCGGCGCCGGCATCGCCTCCCTGATCGCCGCCCTGTGCATGTATCTGGTGCTGAAAGATCGCCCGCAGACCTACGCCCTGCCGGAGCCGGCCGTCGCCTTTGGTGAAACACCCGAGATTGCCAAGAAGGTGGACCCGGCCGAAATCCGCCGCGCCCAGCTGTTCGTGCTCAAGCAACCCGCCGTCTGGCTCATCGCCGCCGCCTGCGCCTGCATGTACATGTCCCGCTACGCCATGAGCTCCTGGGCTGTGCTCTACCTGCAGGAGCAGAAGGGCTACAGCCTGATCGACGCCGGCTTCGCCATGTCGGCCTATCCCATCGCCGGTTTCCTCGGCGCCATTCTGGCCGGGATCATCTCCGACAAGCTGTTCAACGCCAACCGCCACATCCCGACCCTGCTCTACGGCTTGGCCAACGTGGCCGGCATGTGCCTGATGTTCTGGGGCCCGCAGAGCCGCATGATGGATGCCGTCGCCCTCGCCCTGATCGGTTATGCCATCGGCGGGCTGGTGGTCTTCCTGGCCGGGCTGACCGCCTGCGACCTGATGCCCAAGACCGCAGTGGGCGCCGTGAAGGGCTTCATCGGCCTCTGCTCCTACATCGCCGCCTCCATCCAGGAGCTGGTCTCCGCCGCCCTGATCAAGACCAGCGAGATCGACGGCGTCACCCACTACGACTTCAGCAGCGCCCAGTACTTCTGGCTCGGAGCCTCCGTGGTCTCCATGCTGCTCGCCATGACGGTGTGGAACGCCAAGAAAGTCGTCAACCACTGA
- a CDS encoding ABC transporter substrate-binding protein, protein MHLFFRRLALLTGCVLLPFSTLQAASLTVLTSFSEAPVKAVIEGFAEQYPGVRIEVIYRRTIPSLRLLTEAGAPKVDIIMSSSPTFFNTLDKAGLLAALPNETMPPKWLTPHTLGLGNKVAVVGYSSSGIMYNRHYLAKYQLPLPTTWQQLASPLFMGHVMMSSPSQSGTTHMMVESVLQQYGWQQGWALLMRLGGNLSAITARSFGVSDGISRGLAGAGLVIDSYALNSQARFDHVGFNIMPDSVILPTYLGVARHSTQPASAALFIQYLLSDSGQAIIATPGMAKATLSQPRLARQTRYVTDKALLYRRAGLLKALFEQTITQQRPRLKMTWQGINGLNTHGEPWRVALLEQAVAKASTPPLSEQEAQDPALLALFDGLYDREQGNPQAERVMHQWRQATEARLHEAQRLVEQAARP, encoded by the coding sequence ATGCACCTCTTTTTCCGCCGGCTGGCCCTGCTCACGGGCTGCGTTTTGTTGCCATTCAGCACCCTTCAGGCCGCCTCGCTGACGGTGCTTACCTCCTTTTCTGAGGCGCCGGTCAAGGCAGTGATCGAGGGCTTTGCCGAACAATATCCCGGGGTTCGGATCGAGGTTATTTATCGACGCACCATTCCCTCCCTGCGCTTATTAACGGAAGCCGGTGCACCGAAAGTCGATATTATCATGTCGTCATCGCCGACTTTTTTTAACACGCTGGACAAAGCCGGTTTGCTGGCAGCTTTGCCAAATGAAACTATGCCACCTAAATGGCTCACTCCTCATACGCTCGGGCTGGGCAATAAAGTGGCCGTGGTCGGTTATTCCAGCAGCGGCATCATGTATAACCGCCATTATCTGGCCAAATATCAGCTGCCGCTGCCGACCACCTGGCAGCAGCTGGCGTCCCCGCTCTTCATGGGGCACGTGATGATGAGCTCGCCCTCCCAGTCCGGCACCACCCACATGATGGTAGAGAGCGTGCTGCAGCAATATGGCTGGCAGCAGGGTTGGGCCCTGCTGATGCGGCTGGGCGGCAACCTGTCGGCCATCACGGCGCGCAGCTTCGGGGTGAGCGACGGCATCAGCCGGGGTCTGGCGGGGGCCGGCCTGGTGATCGACAGTTACGCCCTCAACAGCCAGGCCCGCTTCGATCACGTCGGCTTCAACATCATGCCCGACTCGGTGATCCTGCCGACCTACCTGGGGGTGGCACGCCACAGTACCCAGCCGGCCAGCGCGGCTCTGTTCATCCAGTACCTGCTCTCCGATAGCGGCCAAGCCATCATCGCTACCCCCGGCATGGCCAAGGCCACCTTGAGCCAACCCCGGCTGGCCCGGCAGACCCGCTATGTCACCGACAAGGCGCTGCTCTATCGGCGGGCCGGTCTGCTCAAGGCCCTGTTCGAGCAGACCATCACCCAGCAGCGACCCAGGCTGAAGATGACCTGGCAGGGGATCAACGGTCTGAATACCCATGGCGAGCCCTGGCGGGTCGCGCTGCTGGAGCAGGCCGTCGCCAAGGCGAGCACGCCGCCGCTGAGCGAGCAGGAGGCGCAGGATCCGGCGTTGCTGGCGCTGTTTGACGGCCTCTATGACCGGGAGCAGGGCAATCCGCAGGCGGAGCGGGTGATGCATCAGTGGCGCCAGGCGACCGAGGCGCGTCTGCACGAGGCGCAGCGTCTGGTCGAACAGGCAGCCAGACCATGA